The following proteins are co-located in the Silene latifolia isolate original U9 population chromosome 1, ASM4854445v1, whole genome shotgun sequence genome:
- the LOC141616146 gene encoding uncharacterized protein LOC141616146 produces MGSNSSRSKSMGSNPQKKKSMESNSSSSKRTRETEEEEHEKKKNPYEIFKKKLSELFPGYYWDDQHFCMVPDNLNKNLPRADCDLSLGYYPGIYEYMYMMEEVETKDPPSSTVRVKLLLHALFEIGKKVRGVHIDTRDFRLDEETEQKLKEYAPKINPKRGFLYPGKIPKLAESEMLRHLPSIPFLNIHSYWQNAISAYEKYEMGGFIDFIMDEGEKRHLFVDDADHHGWSMMRFTSFVRLAHVYPPIKSSGGQLSFRIFRSNTGYFLREILLALTRKMEPAARSRSLVIYEDLLADVSADDDAARYVTLIPFDALLRFKKKNND; encoded by the exons ATGGGGAGTAACAGCAGCCGCAGTAAAAGCATGGGGAGTaaccctcaaaaaaaaaaaagcatggaGAGTAACAGCAGCAGCAGTAAAAGGACGAG GGAGACGGAAGAGGAGGAGCATGAGAAGAAAAAGAATCCATATGAGATTTTCAAGAAGAAGTTATCGGAATTGTTTCCCGGGTATTATTGGGACGATCAACATTTTTGTATGGTGCCTGACAATCTGAACAAG AATCTTCCCCGGGCTGATTGTGATCTTTCCTTGGGCTACTATCCTGGAATTTACGAATACATGTACATGATGGAAGAGGTTGAAACTAAGGATCCTCCATCGTCCACGGTTAGGGTTAAGCTGCTTCTCCATGCTCTCTTTGAAATTGGAAAAAAAGTGAGGGGGGTTCATATTGACACCAGGGATTTCAGATTGGATGAGGAGACGGAACAAAAGCTGAAGGAATACGCTCCCAAGATAAATCCAAAAAGAGGCTTTTTGTATCCTGGGAAGATCCCTAAGTTGGCCGAATCCGAAATGTTGCGACATCTGCCCTCtatcccattcctaaacatccaTTCGTACTGGCAGAATGCTATTTCTGCTTATGAGAAGTATGAGATGGGAGGCTTTATTGACTTCATCA TGGACGAGGGTGAGAAGAGGCACTTGTTTGTTGATGATGCTGATCATCATGGCTGGTCCATGATGAGATTCACAAGTTTTGTCCGACTTGCCCATGTTTATCCACCTATCAAGTCATCTGGGGGTCAACTCAGCTTCAGAATTTTCCGATCCAACACCGGCTATTTCCTCAGAGAAATTTTACTTGCTCTGACTAGGAAGATGGAACCTGCTGCCCGGTCAAGATCTCTTGTCATTTACGAAGACCTCCTTGCCGATGTCAGTGCTGATGACGATGCCGCAAGATATGTTACTCTGATCCCATTTGATGCCCTTCTACGTTTTAAGAAAAAGAACAATGATTAG